In the genome of Anopheles marshallii chromosome X unlocalized genomic scaffold, idAnoMarsDA_429_01 X_unloc_17, whole genome shotgun sequence, one region contains:
- the LOC128717031 gene encoding uncharacterized protein LOC128717031: MIILTNVMAKIYIHDLSKNPLAIIPLGEAKIRIGYVRVIHPINLLDLSKTIDETIELIPTEVQTESLEKLIQLKAMKLQETFKKVKPFKKQKRWNTIGKVWKWVAGTPDADDLQIINSTLNSLIEENNHQVMINEALNRRLQEVTDIGLIILSNLDILQDQIETIEEAILSAKHGIPNSKILSTEDLQMINEFLKKNGIAYTTAEELLARSVAQFMMNTTHVLYMLKFPRISSQIYEYDFIEPIVANGKRI; this comes from the exons atgattatattAACCAACGTAATGGCGAAGATCTACATAcacgatttatcaaaaaatcctttagcgATTATACCATTAGGTGAAGCCAAGATACGAATAGGATACGTAAGAGTAATCCACCCGATAAACTTGTTAGACCTTAGTAAAACGATTGACGAAACTATTGAACTAATACCAACAGAGGTTCAAACCGAATCTTTAGAAAAGTTGATTCAGTTAAAAGCTATGAAGTTACAAGAAACgtttaagaaagtaaaaccgtttaagaaacaaaagagatggaataccatagggaaagtttggaaatgggTAGCAGGCACCCCTGATGCCGACGATCTTCAAATTATCAACAGTACGCTGAACTCTctcatcgaagaaaataatcaccaaGTAATGATTAACGAAGCATTGAATAGAAGACTACAAGAAGTAACCgatattggg CTAATAATATTATctaatttggatattttgcaagaccaaatcgaaactatcgaagaagctattttatcagccaaacacggaataccgaacagcaaaatattgtccaccgaagatttacaaatgattaacgaattcttgaagaagaaCGGAATCGCATATACtacagcagaagaacttcTCGCTCGATCAGTAGCTCAGTTTATGATGAATACGACACATGTTCTGTACATGCTAAAATTCCCAAGAATATCATCACAAATCTACGAGTATGATTTCATCGAACCAATagtagcaaatgggaaacggataat